CGAGCGCGAAGGTACAGGAGGTGTATTTACGTCGTGTCTGACAACCATCTCCTGCAAGTCACAAATCTTGATACTGGCTACGGTCGTGGCCGTGTGCTGTTCGGTGTCTCCCTGTGCATTCCGAACTGCGGTGGTGTAGCTGTCCTGGGCCGGAACGGTGCTGGCAAATCCACGCTCATGAGGACCATTGTAGGTGAGCTACCCGTTGAAGGAGGCGAACTCAGCTTTGGGGGACAAGATATCACGCGTTTATCGACCGAGGGCCGCGTTCGCCTTGGCATCGGGTATGTACCCCAGGAGCAGGCCGTCTTTGGCGGACTATCGGTACGAGAGAACCTGCTTGTTGGGATCCTCCGGAATTCGGATCGATCTGCGATTGATCGTGTTCTCGCGATCTTTCCCAAGCTGACCCAAAGATTGGACCATTTGGCTGGCTCCCTGTCCGGTGGAGAACGCAAAATGCTAG
This Bradyrhizobium sp. CCBAU 53421 DNA region includes the following protein-coding sequences:
- a CDS encoding ABC transporter ATP-binding protein, whose translation is MSDNHLLQVTNLDTGYGRGRVLFGVSLCIPNCGGVAVLGRNGAGKSTLMRTIVGELPVEGGELSFGGQDITRLSTEGRVRLGIGYVPQEQAVFGGLSVRENLLVGILRNSDRSAIDRVLAIFPKLTQRLDHLAGSLSGGERKMLAIGRALACDPKVLLLDEPTEGVWVGVIEEIAEQLTALARSIAVVIVEQHIDLALRVAGRACVLDRGKVAMEGTTEEIRKSPKLAQYLAP